A window of Malania oleifera isolate guangnan ecotype guangnan chromosome 5, ASM2987363v1, whole genome shotgun sequence contains these coding sequences:
- the LOC131155982 gene encoding uncharacterized protein LOC131155982, which yields MGMMESKDNIANVRGNSRMESKDNTSNVRGNSSEGAGPEAGSDSTNVLQDFAQELFFEWYFPATVRNEKMEEFMKLEQGKLTVQQYAANFQELPHFAPFMIPDAAMKAWKFQKCLKKEIPTIVEESFQEDLEVQVPKKRPASSSSYGGEKQGNWKKKNSSGASQSTTSTFVCSTCGKPHAGQCWRAMGASLRCGKMGHHARDSNLPRYDRAPQQPFKGGVQTPRSGQQGVTAQARVYSLTPSDVENVEDVVIGNIYMLSNKFAILFDSGATHSFISRGFVKLCGLEMPQLGYELVMATPSGLAIVCSKVISDFPIVIQGRASRLLREGFQGYLVFVKDKPVEERKLEAIPVVREFPEVFLEDFTGLPPDREVEFVIKLAPGVTLILKALYRMAPAELRELKEQL from the exons ATGGGAAT gatggaatccaaggATAATATTGCCAATGTTCGAGGCAATAGTAGGATGGAATCCAAGGATAATACTTCCAATGTTAGAGGCAATAGTAGTGAGGGAGCTGGCCctgaggctggcagtgactccaCGAATGTTCTGCAAGACTTCGCTCA AGAGTTATTCTTTGAATGGTACTTCCCAGCCACAGTTAGGAATGAaaagatggaggagtttatgaAGCTGGAGCAAGGAAAGCTAACAGttcagcagtacgctgccaaTTTTCAAGAGCTACCTcattttgctccattcatgattccgGATGCGGCAATGAAGGCCTGGAAATTTCAGAAGTGCTTGAAGAAGGAGATTC CCACCATAGTAGAGGAGAGTTTTCAAGAGGACCTTGAGGTCCAAGTTCCAAAGAAGAGACCTGCATCTTCCAGTTCTTATGGAGGGGAAAAGCAGGGCAattggaagaagaagaatagcAGTGGTGCTTCTCAGAGTACCACGTCCACTTTTGTTTGTTCTACGTGTGGGAAACCTCATGCAGGGCAGTGTTGGAGGGCTATGGGGGCTTCTTTACGATGTGGTAAGATGGGACATCATGCGAGGGATTCTAACCTTCCGAGGTACGACAGAGCTCCACAGCAGCCTTTCAAAGGTGGTGTACAGACACCACGAAGTGGACAGCAAGGGGTTactgcccaggctagggtgtattcctTGACTCCTAGTGATGTAGAAAATGTTGAAGATGTGGTAATAGGTAATATTTACATGTTGTCCAATAAATTTGCTATATTATTTGACTCGGGAGCAACTCACTCCTTTATCTCccggggatttgttaaactatgtggattAGAGATGCCACAGTTGGGTTATGAACTGGTAATGGCTACGCCATCGGGGTTGGCAATTGTATGTAGTAAAGTAATCAGTGATTTTCCAATAGTGATCCAGGGAAGG GCTAGTAGATTGCTCCGAGAGGGATTCCAAGGGTATCTAGTGTTTGTGAAAGACAAGCCAGTAGAAGAACGTAAACTGGAGGCGATTCCTgtagtgcgcgagttccctgAAGTGTTTCTAGAGGACTTCACAGGATTACCCCCAgaccgtgaagtggaatttgTTATAAAATTAGCTCCAGGTGTGACTTTAATATTGAAAGCtctgtatcgtatggctccagctgaattgagagagttgaaagaacagctttAG